The Glycine soja cultivar W05 chromosome 8, ASM419377v2, whole genome shotgun sequence genome has a window encoding:
- the LOC114422730 gene encoding isoflavone 7-O-methyltransferase-like → MASSNGRKASEIFQGQALIYRHMFAFIDSMCLKTIIELGIPDIIHKHGQPITLSELVSILHVPPARVGHVQSLMHYLSHHRFFESVRIHEKEAYALTAASELLVKSSELSLAPMVEYILDPTLSASFHQMKKWVYEEDLSVFDISLGCSLWDFLNKNPAYNESFNEAMARDSQMSNLALRDCKLVFEGLESIVDVGGGTGATARMISEAFPDLKCVVLDRPHVLENLSESNNLTYVGGDMFKSIPKADAVLLKWILHDWTDKDCIKILENCKEAISSNNGKRGKIIVIDMVIQEKQDEHKVTELKLLWDVAMACVLNGKERNEEEWKKLFMEAGFQDYKISPLTGFLSLIEIYP, encoded by the exons ATGGCTTCTAGCAATGGCCGAAAAGCAAGTGAGATCTTTCAAGGCCAAGCTCTCATATACAGACACATGTTTGCCTTCATAGATTCTATGTGCCTCAAAACGATTATTGAGCTTGGAATACCAGACATAATCCACAAGCACGGCCAACCCATTACTCTTTCTGAGTTGGTGTCAATTCTACATGTTCCACCAGCTAGAGTAGGTCACGTTCAGAGCCTCATGCACTACCTGTCACACCATAGATTCTTTGAAAGTGTAAGAATCCATGAAAAAGAAGCATATGCTCTCACTGCTGCTTCAGAGCTACTTGTAAAAAGCAGTGAACTTTCTTTAGCTCCAATGGTTGAGTACATCCTTGATCCAACTCTATCAGCTTCATTCCATCAAATGAAAAAGTGGGTTTATGAGGAAGATCTCTCAGTATTTGATATCTCCTTAGGGTGTAGTTTATGGGATTTTCTTAACAAAAACCCTGCATACAACGAGTCATTCAATGAGGCAATGGCTAGAGATTCTCAAATGAGTAATTTGGCATTGAGAGATTGCAAGTTGGTGTTTGAGGGACTGGAATCCATTGTGGATGTTGGTGGTGGAACTGGAGCCACTGCCAGGATGATCTCTGAAGCATTTCCTGACTTGAAATGCGTTGTGCTTGACCGTCCTCACGTTCTGGAGAACTTGTCCGAAAGCAACAATTTGACATATGTTGGTGGGGACATGTTCAAATCTATTCCTAAGGCTGATGCAGTTCTGCTTAAg TGGATTCTTCATGATTGGACTGATAAAGACTGCATAAAGATATTAGAGAATTGTAAAGAAGCTATTTCTTCAAATAATggcaaaagaggaaaaataatcgTCATAGATATGGTGATACAAGAAAAGCAAGATGAGCATAAAGTTACAGAACTAAAGCTCCTTTGGGATGTAGCCATGGCATGTGTATtaaatggaaaagagagaaatgaagaagaatggaagaaactCTTCATGGAAGCAGGGTTCCAAGACTACAAAATATCTCCCTTGACCGGGTTTCTGTCTCTTATTGAGATCTATCCTTag